A section of the bacterium SCSIO 12696 genome encodes:
- the nusA gene encoding transcription termination/antitermination protein NusA, whose protein sequence is MSKEILMVAEAVSNEKGVSRDIIFEAIEQALATATKKRYDEDANIRVVIDRDSGDYETFRWWEVVADDVLAELGTQFTTEEAAEKDTSLKVGDTFEEQVENIGFGRIAAQIAKQVIVQKVRDAERALIVDEFRSRVGELLAGTVKKVTRDHIIVDLGNNAEGLLPREELVGREIFRVNDRVRTLLMAIREENRGPQLLLSRACNEMLIELFRIEVPEISEEVIEIRGAARDPGSRAKIAVKTNDGRIDPVGACVGMRGARVQAVSNELDGERVDIVLWDDNPAQLVINAMAPAEVESIIVDEDARSMDVAVEEENLAQSIGKGGQNVRLASELTGWKINVMSLEEAEQKQEQEASNFMETFMEQLDVDEDVAAVLVDEGFTSLEEVAYVPLEEMAQIEGFDEDIAEELRARAKNALLTMALASEEQIAGVEPAEDLLTMEGMNDELARKLAANGIVTMEDLAEQSIDELLEIEGIDPVQASDLIMAARAPWFAEE, encoded by the coding sequence ATGAGTAAAGAAATTTTGATGGTTGCGGAAGCGGTTTCCAATGAAAAAGGCGTTTCCAGGGATATTATTTTTGAAGCCATTGAGCAGGCGTTGGCTACGGCCACCAAAAAACGCTACGACGAAGATGCCAATATTCGCGTTGTAATTGATCGCGACAGTGGCGACTACGAAACCTTTCGCTGGTGGGAAGTGGTTGCCGATGATGTCTTGGCAGAATTGGGCACCCAGTTCACCACCGAAGAAGCGGCCGAAAAAGACACTTCATTGAAAGTGGGCGATACCTTCGAAGAGCAAGTTGAAAATATCGGTTTTGGCCGCATTGCCGCGCAAATTGCCAAGCAGGTGATTGTTCAGAAGGTTCGCGACGCCGAGCGTGCACTGATTGTTGACGAATTCCGCAGCCGCGTTGGTGAATTGCTGGCGGGCACCGTAAAGAAAGTGACCCGCGACCACATTATTGTGGACCTGGGCAATAACGCCGAAGGCTTGTTGCCTCGAGAAGAGTTGGTTGGCCGGGAAATTTTTCGGGTCAATGACCGGGTGCGCACTTTGCTGATGGCCATTCGCGAAGAAAATCGCGGCCCACAATTGTTACTCAGCCGTGCTTGCAACGAAATGCTGATCGAGCTGTTTCGCATTGAGGTGCCTGAAATCTCTGAAGAGGTTATTGAAATTCGCGGTGCGGCTCGTGACCCAGGTTCCCGGGCCAAAATCGCGGTTAAAACCAACGACGGTCGCATCGACCCTGTTGGTGCCTGTGTCGGTATGCGCGGTGCCCGTGTCCAGGCAGTTTCCAATGAGTTGGACGGTGAGCGTGTAGACATCGTGCTTTGGGACGACAACCCAGCGCAGCTGGTGATCAACGCCATGGCACCTGCGGAAGTGGAATCCATTATTGTCGATGAAGATGCTCGCTCCATGGACGTTGCCGTGGAAGAGGAAAATCTGGCCCAGTCCATTGGTAAAGGTGGCCAGAATGTACGCTTGGCGTCGGAGCTGACCGGTTGGAAAATCAACGTAATGTCTCTGGAAGAAGCCGAGCAGAAGCAGGAGCAGGAAGCGTCCAACTTTATGGAAACCTTTATGGAACAGTTGGATGTGGATGAAGACGTTGCTGCCGTGTTGGTGGACGAAGGCTTTACCAGCCTCGAAGAAGTGGCTTATGTGCCCTTGGAAGAAATGGCACAGATCGAAGGTTTCGACGAAGACATTGCCGAAGAGTTGCGTGCCCGCGCCAAGAATGCCCTGTTGACCATGGCATTGGCCAGCGAAGAGCAAATCGCCGGTGTCGAGCCAGCGGAAGACCTGCTGACTATGGAAGGCATGAACGATGAGCTGGCGCGCAAGTTGGCCGCCAATGGCATTGTGACTATGGAAGATCTGGCCGAGCAGTCCATCGATGAACTGTTGGAAATCGAAGGCATTGATCCGGTACAGGCATCCGACTTGATTATGGCTGCCCGGGCGCCATGGTTTGCGGAAGAGTAA
- the rimP gene encoding ribosome maturation factor RimP, which produces MSAKTDQLQQLFEPVVDALGCQLWGLELLLQGKHMLLRIYIDKAEGIGVDDCERVSRQVSSLLDVEDPISGEYTLEVSSPGADRPLYTLAQCEQFVGENVSIKLRFPYEGRRNFKGLLKGIEEGDLVVEVDNHEYLFPFDGVEKANIIPRF; this is translated from the coding sequence ATGAGTGCGAAAACAGACCAGCTGCAACAGCTTTTTGAACCAGTGGTGGATGCCCTGGGCTGTCAGCTGTGGGGCCTTGAATTATTGCTCCAAGGCAAACACATGCTGTTGCGCATTTATATCGATAAAGCCGAAGGCATTGGCGTCGATGACTGTGAGCGGGTGAGCCGCCAGGTTAGCAGCCTGTTGGATGTGGAAGACCCCATCAGTGGAGAATACACACTGGAAGTTTCTTCTCCAGGAGCAGACCGCCCACTTTATACCTTGGCGCAATGTGAACAATTTGTTGGTGAAAACGTTAGCATCAAGTTGCGTTTTCCCTATGAAGGACGCCGTAACTTCAAAGGCTTGTTAAAAGGCATTGAAGAAGGCGATTTGGTGGTGGAAGTGGATAACCACGAGTATCTGTTTCCATTCGACGGTGTTGAAAAAGCAAATATTATTCCCCGCTTTTAA
- the secG gene encoding preprotein translocase subunit SecG, with the protein MTENLLLVVHVLVALAIIGLILLQQGKGAEAGASFGAGASQTIFGSSGSWNFFSKMTAILATVFFVTSLSLAVVAKNNVSVSEDPAAGLVVEDQPVESDIPLVDETSGSAVEDDIPQVGESAQDGVDKLEEESGK; encoded by the coding sequence ATGACTGAAAATTTACTCCTTGTTGTACACGTACTGGTGGCCCTGGCGATCATCGGCTTGATCTTGCTTCAGCAAGGTAAAGGCGCTGAGGCGGGTGCCTCTTTTGGTGCGGGGGCTTCACAGACTATTTTTGGCAGCTCCGGGAGCTGGAATTTTTTCAGCAAGATGACTGCGATACTGGCGACGGTTTTCTTTGTCACCAGCTTGAGTCTGGCGGTTGTCGCTAAAAATAATGTCAGTGTTTCTGAGGACCCTGCTGCCGGCTTGGTGGTAGAAGATCAGCCGGTTGAAAGTGATATTCCTCTGGTTGATGAAACTTCAGGTAGCGCTGTTGAGGATGATATTCCACAGGTTGGCGAGTCTGCCCAGGATGGAGTTGATAAGCTGGAAGAGGAATCTGGCAAGTAA
- the tpiA gene encoding triose-phosphate isomerase, with protein sequence MRKPLVAGNWKMNGSLQSVSQLAAGIRSGCADIDNVELLVCPPSVFIPPVVQVLAEAGVAVGGQNLSEHAEGAYTGEVSADMLLGSGCSHVIVGHSERRALYGECSHTVARKFMAAQQAGLIPILCVGETLEQREAGNTLSVVAEQLQAVVNAAGLDKVTEAVVAYEPVWAIGTGVTATPEQAQEVHQAIRSQLGAEGVKTRILYGGSVKSSNAAEIFAKADIDGALVGGASLDAEEFLKICQQAQTND encoded by the coding sequence ATGCGCAAACCATTGGTAGCTGGTAATTGGAAAATGAATGGCAGTCTGCAGTCGGTTTCACAACTGGCCGCGGGCATACGGTCTGGCTGTGCTGATATCGACAACGTCGAACTGCTGGTATGTCCACCGTCTGTTTTTATTCCACCGGTTGTGCAGGTGTTGGCTGAAGCGGGAGTGGCCGTTGGTGGTCAGAACCTCAGTGAACACGCCGAGGGTGCGTATACCGGCGAAGTATCTGCGGATATGTTGCTGGGCAGTGGTTGCAGTCATGTGATTGTTGGCCACTCAGAGCGCCGTGCTTTATACGGCGAGTGCAGCCACACTGTTGCGCGAAAATTTATGGCTGCTCAGCAGGCAGGGCTGATACCGATTTTGTGTGTTGGTGAAACGCTTGAGCAGCGCGAGGCTGGCAATACACTTAGTGTTGTTGCAGAGCAGTTGCAGGCAGTGGTTAATGCTGCCGGGTTGGATAAGGTGACCGAGGCGGTTGTTGCCTACGAACCGGTTTGGGCGATTGGTACTGGAGTGACTGCCACTCCGGAGCAGGCTCAGGAAGTTCATCAGGCAATACGCAGCCAGTTGGGCGCGGAGGGTGTAAAAACCCGGATTTTGTACGGTGGCAGTGTTAAGTCGTCCAATGCGGCAGAAATTTTTGCCAAAGCGGATATCGACGGCGCCCTGGTTGGTGGCGCGTCGTTGGATGCAGAAGAATTTTTGAAGATTTGCCAACAGGCACAAACAAATGACTGA
- the glmM gene encoding phosphoglucosamine mutase, with the protein MGGKRNYFGTDGIRGTVGEGPITADFVMRLGWAVGKVFGARAKKGRKLVLIGKDTRVSGYMFESALQAGLIASGVDVGLLGPMPTPAIAYLTRTFHAQAGIVISASHNPFQDNGIKFFGPDGYKLPDEVEEEIEHYLDQPMVTEQSSELGRAERIADAAGRYIEFCKAVLPRDFELTGMRIVVDCANGATYHIAPNVLKELGAAEVIEMGVTPNGVNINLNCGSTKPAEIQRAVVDQGADLGVAFDGDGDRLIFVDHRGELVDGDEILYIIANHRQQSGFGCNGVAGTLMSNFGLEKAFQQMDVPFHRAKVGDRYVIETMKKQGWTLGGENSGHIVCSDVTTTGDGIVSAMLVLHALSDSGLTLHELKQGMSKYPQTMINVRINEKVNLDDYPAIADAVSAAEAELSTTGRVLLRPSGTEPLIRVMVEGEDKTLVDRLAEQVAAVVETTLCPEEV; encoded by the coding sequence ATGGGGGGTAAACGCAATTACTTTGGCACTGATGGCATTCGCGGTACGGTGGGTGAGGGCCCAATAACCGCAGATTTTGTAATGCGTTTGGGCTGGGCGGTTGGCAAAGTGTTCGGTGCAAGAGCCAAAAAAGGCCGCAAGCTGGTGCTTATTGGTAAAGATACCCGGGTGTCTGGGTATATGTTTGAATCCGCGCTTCAGGCTGGTTTGATTGCCTCGGGTGTGGATGTGGGCCTGTTGGGGCCGATGCCGACACCGGCGATTGCCTATTTGACTCGTACTTTCCACGCTCAGGCTGGCATTGTGATCAGCGCTTCTCACAACCCTTTTCAGGATAACGGTATTAAATTCTTTGGCCCTGACGGTTATAAGCTGCCCGATGAGGTGGAAGAAGAAATAGAGCACTATCTCGACCAACCCATGGTCACCGAACAATCCAGTGAGCTTGGCCGGGCAGAGCGTATCGCTGACGCCGCCGGCCGTTATATTGAATTTTGCAAAGCGGTATTACCGCGAGACTTTGAGCTCACCGGTATGCGCATCGTGGTGGATTGTGCCAACGGAGCTACCTACCACATTGCCCCAAATGTGTTGAAAGAGTTGGGGGCGGCAGAGGTGATTGAAATGGGCGTAACGCCCAACGGTGTAAACATCAACCTGAACTGCGGTTCCACCAAACCGGCGGAAATCCAGCGGGCGGTGGTGGATCAAGGTGCGGATTTGGGGGTGGCCTTCGACGGTGATGGCGACCGCCTGATATTTGTGGATCACCGAGGTGAGCTGGTGGATGGCGATGAAATTTTGTACATCATTGCCAATCATCGCCAACAGTCCGGCTTTGGGTGCAATGGCGTTGCCGGTACCTTGATGAGTAACTTTGGTCTGGAGAAGGCCTTCCAGCAAATGGATGTGCCATTCCACCGTGCCAAGGTAGGTGACCGTTACGTCATTGAAACTATGAAGAAGCAGGGTTGGACCCTGGGCGGTGAAAATTCCGGGCATATTGTCTGCTCTGATGTCACCACAACCGGTGATGGGATCGTGTCTGCCATGTTGGTATTGCATGCTCTGAGCGACAGTGGATTGACTTTGCATGAGCTAAAACAGGGAATGAGCAAGTACCCTCAGACCATGATTAATGTGCGTATCAACGAAAAAGTAAACCTCGATGATTATCCGGCGATCGCCGATGCGGTGTCAGCGGCAGAAGCGGAATTGTCTACCACCGGTCGAGTATTGTTGAGGCCATCGGGCACCGAGCCGTTGATCCGCGTGATGGTAGAGGGCGAAGATAAAACCCTGGTGGATCGTCTCGCCGAGCAGGTGGCCGCTGTTGTCGAAACCACCCTGTGCCCAGAAGAGGTATAG
- the folP gene encoding dihydropteroate synthase, with product MGILNITPDSFSDGGQLYSEQAVNLDRVLRTAEKMLEDGADILDIGGESTRPGAQPVSVDEELDRVIPVIEAIKQRLGIPLSLDSSSPEVITAAAASGIALINDVRALCRDRALQAASATGLPVCLMHMQGEPGTMQAQPTYMDVVCEVQEFLQMRINACLQAGIEKQNILVDPGFGFGKTLEHNLALFRALPQLADLGCPILVGVSRKRMIGAILSEKGVDRDLEGRLTGSVALAMLAAQRGASIVRVHDVKQTADALKVWAAVEKINK from the coding sequence ATGGGGATACTCAATATTACCCCTGACTCATTCTCTGATGGTGGTCAACTCTACAGTGAGCAAGCCGTTAATCTGGATCGAGTACTGCGCACCGCAGAGAAGATGCTGGAGGATGGTGCCGATATTCTGGATATTGGCGGTGAATCAACGCGGCCAGGCGCCCAACCAGTATCCGTTGATGAGGAGTTGGACCGAGTTATCCCGGTTATTGAGGCAATCAAGCAGCGTTTAGGGATTCCCTTGTCACTGGATAGCAGCAGCCCCGAGGTCATCACCGCTGCGGCTGCTTCCGGCATAGCGTTGATTAATGATGTTCGCGCGTTATGCCGTGACAGGGCCTTGCAGGCAGCGTCAGCAACAGGCTTGCCGGTTTGTCTGATGCACATGCAGGGCGAACCGGGCACTATGCAGGCACAGCCGACCTATATGGATGTGGTGTGCGAGGTGCAAGAGTTTTTGCAAATGCGGATTAATGCCTGCTTGCAGGCGGGTATTGAGAAACAGAATATTCTGGTTGATCCGGGGTTTGGGTTTGGTAAGACCCTGGAGCACAACCTGGCTCTGTTTCGCGCTTTACCACAGCTGGCGGATTTGGGCTGCCCCATCCTTGTTGGGGTGTCCCGAAAACGGATGATTGGTGCGATACTGTCGGAAAAGGGCGTTGATCGCGATCTTGAAGGTCGGCTGACCGGCAGTGTTGCTCTGGCAATGTTGGCGGCCCAGCGAGGTGCTTCCATTGTGCGAGTGCACGATGTCAAGCAAACCGCCGATGCCCTGAAAGTTTGGGCTGCGGTCGAAAAAATCAATAAATAA
- the ftsH gene encoding ATP-dependent zinc metalloprotease FtsH: protein MAKNLILWLVIAIILLSVFNNLAPSGNVSELDYSDFIDQVRSGQVSEVTISGQTIDGRTGSGTPFKVVRPEVLDMKLLDDLYNNNVRIKAKEPEKQSIWTQLLVASFPILLILFIFMFFMRQMQGGAGGGKGGPMSFGKSKAKLLSEDQIKTNFSDVAGVDEAKEDVHELVEFLRDPSRFQRLGGRIPRGVLMVGPPGTGKTLLAKAIAGEAKVPFFSISGSDFVEMFVGVGASRVRDMFEQAKKQSPCIIFIDEIDAVGRHRGGGWGGGNDEREQTLNQLLVEMDGFEGNEGVIVIAATNRADVLDKALLRPGRFDRQVYVSLPDIRGREKILQVHVRKVPVDDNVDLRVVARGTPGFSGADLANLVNEAALFAARSDKRLVTMEEFEKARDKIMMGAERRSMVMSEAEKEMTAYHEAGHAIVGYHMPEHDPVHKVTIIPRGGALGVTQYLPEDDKHSHSRRYLLGRIASAYGGRIAEDMVGGADAVSTGASSDIEQATNIARNMVTRWGLSDVMGPVLYGEEDSQMPGSGNKTYSGRTSREIDEEIRKILDDCYKTAEGLLEENRDVLEAMKDALMEYETIDSEQVKDLMERRKVRAPRDWQDSDFGGGSSADKTEGSLDSDDDKPLDDNAADPAK from the coding sequence ATGGCGAAAAATCTCATTTTATGGCTGGTGATTGCGATCATCTTGCTGTCTGTATTTAATAATCTGGCTCCCAGCGGTAATGTGTCTGAGCTGGATTATTCCGATTTTATCGATCAAGTGCGCAGCGGGCAGGTGAGTGAAGTTACCATCAGTGGCCAGACCATCGATGGCCGCACCGGCAGTGGTACACCTTTTAAAGTGGTGCGCCCTGAAGTGCTGGACATGAAGCTGTTGGACGACCTCTACAACAACAATGTCCGCATCAAAGCCAAAGAGCCCGAAAAGCAGAGCATTTGGACTCAGCTGTTGGTAGCGTCTTTCCCTATCTTGCTGATTTTGTTTATTTTTATGTTCTTTATGCGCCAGATGCAGGGTGGCGCTGGCGGTGGTAAGGGCGGCCCCATGTCGTTCGGCAAGAGCAAAGCCAAACTGCTCTCTGAAGACCAGATTAAAACCAACTTCTCCGATGTGGCCGGTGTTGACGAAGCGAAAGAAGATGTCCACGAGCTGGTGGAGTTTTTGCGCGATCCCAGCCGTTTCCAACGCTTAGGCGGCCGTATTCCCCGGGGTGTGCTGATGGTGGGCCCCCCTGGTACTGGTAAAACCCTGTTGGCGAAAGCCATTGCGGGGGAGGCGAAAGTACCTTTCTTCTCCATTTCCGGCTCCGACTTTGTGGAAATGTTTGTGGGTGTGGGTGCTTCTCGTGTGCGCGATATGTTCGAGCAAGCCAAAAAGCAATCCCCTTGCATTATCTTTATTGACGAAATCGATGCCGTAGGTCGCCATCGTGGTGGCGGCTGGGGCGGCGGCAACGACGAGCGCGAGCAAACCCTCAACCAATTGTTGGTCGAAATGGACGGCTTTGAAGGTAACGAAGGCGTGATTGTGATCGCCGCCACCAATCGTGCCGATGTGTTGGATAAAGCCCTGCTTCGCCCAGGCCGTTTTGACCGCCAGGTGTATGTGAGCCTGCCGGATATCCGCGGTCGTGAGAAAATTCTTCAGGTGCATGTGCGCAAGGTGCCAGTTGATGACAATGTGGATCTGCGAGTGGTGGCCCGTGGTACACCCGGGTTCTCCGGTGCAGACTTGGCCAACTTGGTGAATGAGGCAGCCTTGTTTGCCGCTCGTTCCGACAAGCGCCTGGTCACCATGGAAGAGTTTGAAAAAGCTCGCGACAAGATCATGATGGGTGCTGAGCGCCGTTCCATGGTGATGTCCGAGGCGGAAAAAGAAATGACCGCTTACCACGAAGCGGGTCACGCTATCGTTGGTTACCACATGCCCGAGCACGACCCGGTACACAAGGTCACCATTATTCCTCGTGGCGGTGCCCTGGGTGTTACTCAGTACCTGCCGGAAGACGACAAACACAGTCACAGCCGTCGCTATCTGTTGGGGCGCATTGCGTCCGCTTACGGTGGTCGTATTGCCGAAGATATGGTGGGTGGTGCTGATGCGGTATCTACTGGTGCATCCAGTGATATTGAGCAGGCTACCAATATCGCCCGCAATATGGTGACCCGCTGGGGTTTGTCCGACGTCATGGGGCCAGTGCTCTATGGTGAAGAAGATTCGCAAATGCCTGGCAGTGGCAACAAAACCTATTCCGGGCGTACCTCTCGCGAGATCGATGAGGAAATCCGCAAAATCCTTGATGACTGCTATAAAACTGCCGAAGGTCTATTGGAAGAGAATCGAGATGTGCTGGAAGCCATGAAAGATGCGTTGATGGAATACGAAACCATCGATTCGGAGCAGGTGAAAGACCTGATGGAGCGGCGCAAAGTGCGCGCGCCACGGGATTGGCAAGACAGTGACTTTGGTGGCGGCTCATCCGCTGATAAAACTGAGGGAAGTCTGGACTCTGATGACGATAAACCTCTCGATGACAACGCTGCCGATCCAGCTAAGTAA
- the rlmE gene encoding 23S rRNA (uridine(2552)-2'-O)-methyltransferase RlmE, whose protein sequence is MSDKHNFTASSSKGAKSRSKSSKDWLREHESDVYVKRSREDGYRSRASYKLLELCDKDRLIQHGMTVVDLGAAPGGWSQVAAERVGHGGQVIASDILPMDSLAGVQFVQGDFTDDAVFEEIMAAINGVEVDLVISDMAPNMSGMKAVDQPRAMYLVELALDMADQVLKPGGSFAAKVFQGEGFDSWLKEVRQRYRQVVTRKPDASRARSREVYIVAKGFKGC, encoded by the coding sequence ATGTCTGATAAGCACAACTTTACAGCTTCGTCATCCAAAGGGGCTAAGTCCCGTTCCAAAAGCAGTAAAGACTGGTTGAGGGAGCATGAATCGGATGTTTACGTCAAGCGTTCGCGCGAGGATGGTTATCGCTCCAGGGCCAGCTATAAATTGCTGGAGCTGTGTGATAAAGACCGGTTGATTCAGCATGGAATGACGGTCGTTGACCTGGGCGCTGCTCCCGGCGGTTGGTCTCAAGTGGCGGCAGAGCGTGTCGGCCATGGTGGGCAGGTCATTGCATCGGATATTTTGCCCATGGATAGCCTGGCTGGGGTGCAGTTTGTGCAAGGGGATTTCACCGATGACGCCGTCTTTGAGGAAATCATGGCGGCGATTAACGGGGTTGAAGTAGACCTTGTAATTTCGGATATGGCCCCCAATATGAGTGGAATGAAGGCGGTGGATCAGCCGCGGGCCATGTATTTGGTAGAATTGGCGCTGGATATGGCAGATCAGGTGTTGAAACCTGGTGGTAGTTTTGCTGCCAAAGTATTCCAGGGGGAAGGTTTTGACAGTTGGCTCAAAGAAGTGCGTCAACGCTATCGGCAGGTGGTTACTCGCAAACCCGATGCCTCCCGCGCCCGCTCTCGTGAAGTGTACATCGTTGCCAAGGGCTTTAAAGGTTGTTAA
- a CDS encoding YhbY family RNA-binding protein: protein MPLSNDDKKHLRRLGHNLNPVVTVAGNGLSEAVLAEIERALADHELIKVKFAIGDRDAKKQAMDEVCSKTGAELAQTIGHIGLLYRKAEKPNPKLSNLLR, encoded by the coding sequence ATGCCACTGTCAAACGACGATAAAAAACACCTGCGCCGCCTTGGGCACAACCTGAACCCGGTGGTTACCGTGGCGGGCAATGGCCTCAGCGAAGCGGTACTGGCAGAAATCGAGCGCGCCTTGGCAGATCATGAGTTGATTAAGGTGAAATTTGCCATCGGTGATCGGGACGCGAAAAAACAGGCCATGGACGAGGTGTGCAGCAAAACCGGCGCGGAGCTGGCCCAAACCATTGGTCATATTGGCCTGCTGTACCGCAAGGCGGAAAAGCCCAACCCAAAACTGTCCAACTTGCTGCGCTGA
- a CDS encoding DUF547 domain-containing protein, whose protein sequence is MAFLLSVSMFSSAAPKSELWSIWDSSVESNSEVIDHSLWQQVLDKYLQGGHPSGINRFDYGAVNEEGEELLTDYLDYLQELDPRKYSKAEQQAYWINFYNALTIQRMLEAYPVKSILKVGGGLFTWGPWDDALAEVAGEELTLNDIEHRILRPIWNDPRLHFAVNCASIGCPNLQAAAFTAENSEALLDLGAKEYLSHKRGAHFDDKGRLVLSKIFEWYGIDFGDSERAVIEALSRYAPEALGQKMREYRGKVKYEYDWDLNKP, encoded by the coding sequence ATGGCTTTTTTATTGAGTGTGTCCATGTTTTCCAGCGCGGCACCCAAGTCAGAGCTGTGGAGTATTTGGGACAGTTCTGTTGAATCAAATTCCGAGGTGATTGATCACAGCCTGTGGCAGCAAGTTCTGGATAAATATTTGCAAGGCGGCCACCCATCAGGCATCAATCGCTTCGACTACGGCGCTGTTAACGAGGAGGGCGAAGAACTGTTGACGGACTACCTGGATTACCTTCAGGAGTTGGATCCCAGAAAATACTCCAAAGCAGAGCAGCAAGCCTACTGGATTAACTTTTACAACGCCCTGACGATTCAGAGAATGCTGGAAGCCTACCCAGTTAAATCCATATTAAAAGTTGGTGGCGGTTTGTTTACCTGGGGGCCCTGGGACGATGCACTGGCGGAAGTGGCCGGTGAGGAACTGACTCTGAACGATATCGAGCACCGCATTCTGCGTCCTATCTGGAATGACCCGCGCCTGCACTTTGCGGTGAACTGCGCCAGCATCGGTTGCCCGAACCTGCAGGCTGCGGCCTTTACCGCTGAGAATTCAGAAGCGCTGCTGGATTTGGGGGCAAAAGAGTATCTGTCCCACAAACGCGGTGCGCACTTTGATGACAAAGGCCGTTTGGTGTTATCAAAAATATTTGAATGGTATGGCATTGATTTTGGCGATTCAGAGCGAGCTGTTATCGAAGCCCTGAGCCGTTACGCGCCAGAAGCGCTGGGGCAAAAAATGCGCGAGTATCGCGGCAAGGTAAAATACGAATACGACTGGGATTTGAATAAGCCCTGA
- a CDS encoding glycosyltransferase, with protein sequence MYRHKKVVAVVPAYNESAAIGLVVNDLLKLKNKQNAQLVDRVVVCDNGSSDNTAQVASDAGAQVVYEPRPGYGAACQTAIKALDRPDVVVFVDGDHSVCAREIPLLLDQLEHVDLVIGSRVLGRCEKGALTTPQRFGNWLASALIRFFWSAPVTDLGPFRAINYQALQRLNMADMAFGWTVEMQVKALIHGLDVAEVPVTTLKRIGESKISGTLKGVIGAARGILQTIFSLWWRQRRGNLQARSVSH encoded by the coding sequence ATGTACCGCCACAAAAAAGTTGTTGCCGTTGTGCCCGCTTATAACGAGTCCGCTGCCATTGGTTTGGTGGTGAATGATTTACTGAAGCTGAAAAATAAGCAGAACGCGCAATTGGTTGATCGCGTAGTGGTGTGTGATAACGGTTCCAGTGATAACACGGCCCAAGTGGCCAGCGACGCGGGAGCACAGGTAGTTTATGAGCCTCGCCCCGGTTATGGAGCAGCTTGTCAGACTGCGATCAAAGCACTGGATCGGCCTGATGTTGTGGTGTTTGTGGATGGTGATCATTCCGTATGTGCTCGGGAAATTCCTCTGCTTCTTGATCAATTGGAGCACGTTGACCTGGTGATTGGCTCACGGGTTTTGGGGCGTTGTGAAAAAGGTGCGCTTACCACTCCCCAGCGTTTCGGCAATTGGCTGGCCAGTGCGCTGATTCGATTTTTTTGGAGTGCACCTGTGACGGACCTCGGGCCTTTTCGAGCTATTAACTATCAGGCATTACAGCGTTTGAATATGGCAGATATGGCGTTTGGCTGGACCGTGGAAATGCAAGTCAAAGCGCTTATACATGGCCTTGATGTTGCTGAGGTGCCGGTGACCACCCTCAAACGTATTGGCGAATCAAAAATTAGCGGAACCTTAAAGGGCGTCATTGGTGCTGCCCGAGGGATTTTGCAAACCATCTTTTCATTATGGTGGCGGCAGCGCAGGGGTAACCTGCAAGCCCGCTCTGTATCACATTGA
- the greA gene encoding transcription elongation factor GreA, which translates to MNKIPMTAAGEAKLRAELEHLKKVERPRIVEAIAEAREHGDLKENAEYHAAREQQGFAEGRIQEIEGKLSHAQIIDVTAIPESDKVIFGATVEIINCDTDETVKYQIVGDDEASVKEGKISYQSPIARGLIGKEVGEVVVVNTPSGEVEYEIDSVAHL; encoded by the coding sequence ATGAACAAAATTCCCATGACTGCCGCCGGTGAAGCCAAGTTGCGCGCCGAGCTGGAACACCTGAAAAAAGTCGAACGTCCACGCATTGTTGAAGCCATTGCAGAAGCCCGCGAACACGGTGATCTCAAGGAAAATGCCGAGTACCACGCTGCCCGTGAACAGCAGGGTTTTGCCGAGGGTCGCATCCAGGAAATTGAAGGCAAGCTGTCTCACGCACAGATAATCGACGTTACCGCCATCCCGGAAAGTGACAAGGTGATTTTTGGTGCCACGGTGGAAATCATTAATTGCGATACTGATGAAACCGTTAAGTACCAGATTGTTGGTGACGACGAAGCCAGTGTGAAAGAAGGCAAGATATCCTATCAGTCACCCATTGCCCGAGGCCTTATCGGCAAAGAAGTAGGTGAAGTCGTGGTCGTGAATACCCCCTCTGGTGAGGTGGAATACGAAATCGACAGCGTTGCGCATTTGTAA